From a single Enterobacteriaceae endosymbiont of Donacia bicoloricornis genomic region:
- the murB gene encoding UDP-N-acetylmuramate dehydrogenase, whose protein sequence is MYKKKSCKYSLKKLNTFNINIKACKIVKVKDLKQLCLLWNEYKKKKFPCIILGEGSNVLFLKNFYGLVIINRIKGMYIIESKKYWHLHINSGENWHKLVKFTIKNKIYGLENLALIPGCVGSAPIQNIGAYGSSIQDFCKYVDIIDPISKKIRRINKEKCNFKYRDSIFKYSYKNYIIISIGLSLSKKWIPNLNYNDLKKLKYNNVTPKIIFNYICNIRKKKIPHPKIHGNAGSFFKNPIISPILGLKLLKIFSDMPFTLEKNNFKLSAGWLIDKCKFKGYIRNGVMVYSKQSLVIINKFNNSSGIDILKLAIKIYNTVGKKFGIWLEPEIKIIGNYGEINPCVFFKKK, encoded by the coding sequence ATGTATAAAAAAAAATCTTGTAAATATTCATTAAAAAAATTAAATACTTTTAATATAAATATTAAAGCTTGTAAAATTGTAAAAGTTAAAGATTTAAAACAATTATGTTTATTATGGAATGAATATAAAAAAAAAAAATTTCCTTGTATAATTTTAGGAGAAGGTAGTAATGTTTTATTTTTAAAAAATTTTTACGGTTTAGTTATTATTAATAGAATTAAAGGTATGTATATAATTGAATCTAAAAAATACTGGCATTTACATATAAATTCTGGAGAAAATTGGCATAAACTTGTAAAATTTACAATTAAAAATAAAATTTATGGTTTAGAAAATCTAGCTCTTATTCCGGGATGTGTAGGTTCTGCTCCAATTCAAAATATTGGTGCTTATGGTTCTAGTATACAAGATTTTTGTAAATATGTAGATATCATCGATCCTATCAGTAAAAAAATTAGAAGAATTAATAAAGAAAAATGTAATTTTAAATATAGAGATAGTATTTTTAAATACAGTTATAAAAATTATATAATCATTTCTATAGGGTTATCTTTATCTAAAAAATGGATTCCAAATTTAAATTATAATGATTTAAAAAAATTAAAATACAATAATGTTACTCCTAAAATAATTTTTAATTATATTTGTAATATTAGAAAAAAAAAAATTCCTCATCCTAAAATTCATGGTAATGCAGGAAGTTTTTTTAAAAATCCAATTATATCTCCTATATTAGGTTTAAAATTATTAAAAATATTTTCTGATATGCCTTTTACTTTAGAAAAAAATAATTTTAAGTTATCTGCAGGATGGTTAATTGATAAATGTAAATTTAAAGGATATATAAGAAATGGAGTAATGGTATATTCAAAACAATCTCTAGTTATTATAAATAAATTTAATAATTCATCAGGAATAGATATTCTTAAATTAGCCATAAAAATATATAATACAGTAGGAAAAAAATTTGGAATCTGGTTAGAACCAGAAATTAAAATTATAGGTAATTATGGAGAAAT